In one window of Pseudodesulfovibrio sediminis DNA:
- a CDS encoding methyl-accepting chemotaxis protein yields MVVRPLSTLIALGLFLCCIFAGATYVGGWLAYSIGAGCTLGATLIVGVLFRKELRQIADILASLTQGESREISDAMIAGKIGEGLTSCRIAVGEMAAQVFFFKAAVHELGTPVMICNEKGVVVLATKSMLELLQKTEGQVVGKSVSEALYNKTGTSLTERALRNRRGLVDARDLVLWDGRSLAVELAISIFKDASGKVIGAATSVIDMTERVERQKLVEQQSAQMISAGERLSKLAEHVASATELLSASADDQAQGAQKQSAQTASVATAMEEMTETVLEVAQNATATRKAADEAHESAAEGVDMVNKAVAAINQVAESARQLEHEVKELDSQADAIGQIISVINDIADQTNLLALNAAIEAARAGEAGRGFAVVADEVRKLAEKTMDATKDVEKAISMIQSSSRYATTSMQATARQVDESTELSNQAGEALQHIMSSIKDMVSRVGDIATASGEQSVAAEEVMHNVEEIASIAGDADEAAGQAASATRDMAELAKDLLTVSKEFLDHDGDIEEHASDTKMKGVLLKYAQEYVKDTYDSAVYQAMQEGLGNPVFLPTDSYPDQYLMRIAELTSRAAGVSVRDFFLDLGRFTVVKFKGMYPRYFKEESLKSFYLRMNDVHAHLTKDQPGIKPPNFTYEDKGDELFMNYRSKRGLFDYFEGILLGAAEAKGERVSVKIKPFDAESARAEIVFHGKIV; encoded by the coding sequence ATGGTTGTGCGACCTCTGTCAACATTGATAGCTCTCGGATTGTTTCTCTGTTGTATTTTTGCAGGGGCCACCTATGTTGGTGGCTGGCTGGCTTACAGTATCGGGGCTGGTTGTACTTTGGGAGCAACGTTAATTGTCGGCGTCCTGTTTAGAAAAGAACTACGGCAGATCGCCGATATCCTTGCTTCTCTTACGCAGGGGGAGTCTCGGGAAATCTCTGATGCCATGATAGCAGGAAAGATCGGGGAAGGGCTGACTTCGTGCAGGATCGCCGTGGGAGAAATGGCGGCCCAGGTGTTTTTTTTCAAGGCCGCTGTTCATGAACTTGGAACGCCTGTCATGATTTGCAACGAAAAGGGTGTGGTGGTTCTGGCGACAAAGTCCATGCTGGAACTTTTGCAAAAAACAGAAGGGCAGGTCGTCGGGAAGAGTGTCAGTGAGGCCTTGTACAACAAAACCGGTACATCGCTGACCGAACGCGCTCTTCGAAACAGGAGAGGGCTGGTTGACGCGCGTGATCTGGTTCTCTGGGACGGTCGCTCTCTCGCTGTCGAGTTGGCAATCTCCATCTTCAAGGATGCGTCCGGCAAGGTCATTGGTGCCGCGACCTCTGTTATCGACATGACAGAAAGGGTTGAACGGCAAAAACTGGTTGAACAACAGAGTGCGCAAATGATTTCCGCCGGAGAACGGCTGAGCAAGTTGGCTGAACATGTGGCCTCTGCCACCGAACTGCTTTCCGCTTCGGCTGATGATCAGGCCCAGGGGGCACAGAAACAGAGCGCACAAACAGCATCCGTGGCAACAGCTATGGAAGAGATGACTGAGACCGTGCTTGAGGTGGCACAGAATGCCACTGCTACCCGGAAGGCAGCCGACGAGGCTCATGAATCCGCTGCCGAAGGCGTGGACATGGTCAACAAGGCCGTGGCGGCAATCAATCAGGTAGCCGAATCTGCTCGACAGCTTGAGCATGAAGTGAAGGAGCTTGACTCCCAGGCAGATGCGATCGGGCAGATTATCAGTGTTATCAATGATATTGCTGATCAGACAAATCTACTTGCTCTGAATGCGGCCATCGAAGCAGCGCGTGCTGGAGAAGCCGGGCGCGGTTTTGCCGTTGTTGCCGACGAGGTTCGCAAGCTGGCTGAGAAGACAATGGATGCCACCAAGGATGTAGAGAAAGCCATTTCAATGATTCAGTCCAGCTCTCGATATGCCACCACAAGTATGCAGGCTACGGCTAGGCAGGTGGATGAGTCCACGGAACTGTCCAATCAGGCTGGTGAAGCCCTGCAACATATCATGAGCAGCATAAAGGACATGGTGAGTCGTGTTGGAGATATTGCCACCGCTTCCGGCGAACAGTCTGTTGCGGCAGAGGAAGTCATGCACAATGTCGAAGAGATCGCGAGCATTGCCGGTGACGCGGACGAAGCCGCTGGTCAGGCTGCCAGTGCAACCCGAGATATGGCTGAACTGGCCAAGGATCTGTTGACCGTATCAAAGGAATTCTTGGATCATGATGGCGACATCGAAGAGCATGCGTCAGATACCAAGATGAAGGGAGTGCTGCTCAAATATGCCCAGGAGTATGTGAAGGACACATATGACAGCGCTGTTTATCAGGCAATGCAGGAAGGGTTGGGCAATCCGGTTTTTCTCCCGACTGACAGTTATCCCGATCAATATCTGATGCGGATCGCGGAGTTGACGTCTCGCGCAGCCGGTGTATCTGTGCGCGATTTCTTCCTTGATCTTGGCCGGTTTACCGTTGTAAAATTTAAGGGTATGTATCCGAGATATTTCAAGGAAGAGTCGCTCAAGAGCTTTTATCTTCGTATGAACGATGTGCATGCTCATTTGACCAAGGATCAGCCTGGCATCAAGCCTCCCAACTTCACATATGAGGATAAAGGGGATGAGCTGTTCATGAATTATCGGTCGAAAAGAGGACTCTTCGATTATTTTGAAGGGATTCTTCTGGGAGCGGCGGAAGCGAAGGGAGAGCGTGTTTCCGTGAAGATCAAACCGTTCGATGCTGAGAGTGCGCGTGCCGAGATAGTCTTTCATGGCAAGATTGTTTAA